The following nucleotide sequence is from Allocatelliglobosispora scoriae.
ACGGGCCGCGAGTCCGACAACGGCGGCCCCAACCTGGGCTACAAGCCGGGTTACAAGGGCGGCTACTTCCCGGTCGCGCCGACCGACCACTACGCCGACCTGCGCGACCAGATGACCTCCAACCTGATCAACCTCGGCTTCACCGTCGAGCGCGGTCACCACGAGGTCGGCACCGCCGGTCAGGCTGAGATCAACTACCGCTTCGGGACGCTGCTCCAGGCCGGCGACCAGATGCAGCTCTTCAAGTACACGATCAAGAACACCGCGTGGCAGGCCGGCAAGACCGCGACCTTCATGCCGAAGCCGCTCTTCGGCGACAACGGCTCGGGCATGCACACCCACCAGAGCCTCTGGCTCGGCGGCCAGCCGCTGTTCTACGACGAGACCGGCTACGGCGGCCTCTCGGACATGGCCCGCTGGTACATCGGCGGCCTGCTGCACCACGCCCCGTCGCTGCTCGCCTTCACCAACCCGTCGGTGAACTCCTACCGTCGTCTGGTGCCGGGTTACGAGGCGCCGGTCAACCTGGTCTACTCGCAGCGCAACCGCTCGGCCTGCACCCGCATCCCGGTCACCGGGACGAACGCCAAGGCCAAGCGCATCGAGTTCCGGTGCCCCGACCCGTCGTCCAACCCGTACCTCGCCTTCTCGGCGATGCTGATGGCCGGCCTCGACGGCGTCAAGAACAAGATCGAGCCCCCGGCTCCGGTCGACAAGGACCTCTACGACCTCGCGCCCGAGGAAGCCGCCAACGTCACCCAGGTGCCGGGCTCCCTCTCCGCGGTGCTGGACAAGCTGGAGACCGACCACGAGTACCTGCTCGCGGGCGGCGTCTTCACGCCGGACCTGATCGAGACCTGGATCGACTACAAGCGCTCCAACGAGATCAACCCGATCAGCCTGCGGCCGACCCCGCACGAGTTCCAGCTCTACTTCGACGTCTAAACCGCGTCCTAGCAGCTCAGCTTCACCAAGCGGGCCCCACCTTCCGGTGGGGCCCGCTTTTTGTCGAGTCTTCCAGCTTGAGTTTGCCCATAACTGCCACTTGCCATGGTAGCCACTAGGAAGTAATGTCCCATCACGAAGAAATGTGCCAGACTGAGCGACGAGGCTGATCCGGAGGTGAGCAGCATGACCGCGGTGGTGGAGACAGCGATGGATCTAGAGGACCCGCAGGAGTCCGAGACGGCCGTGTGGACCGAGGAACGGTATTTCGCGCTTGGCCACACCCTCAACCGCGTCGAGCTCTTCGACGGGAGCCTCATCGTGTCCCCAGCACCCACCGTTCGCCATCAGCAGGTGTCCAACCTGCTCGCCAACTTGATCCAAGAGGCGGTGACAGAGGGCATCGAGGTCGCTCAAGCGATCAACATCCGACTTCGGCATGGGCGCATCGCCATCCCTGACGTGGTGGTCTACGTGGGGGACCACGACGATGATCTCGTGATCGGCTCCGGCGACGTCCTCCTCGTCGCCGAGGTCGTCTCCCGCAGCAACGCGAGCAACGACCAGACCATCAAGGTCCGTTCTTACGCCCAGGCCGGGATTCATTGGTACCTCATCGTGGAACCCCTGTCGGACGGATTCGCGATGACCCTGCACGAACTCTCCGACGACCATTACGCCGTTACCACCCGGGCCGGAATCGGCGAGTCGCTTACCATTGGCGAGCCGATCAACACCACCGTCGACCCAAAGCGGCTGACTCGACGTTGACCTGCGGGTAACATGCCGTACCCAGGCCGTACACTGCCCAACGTGAAAAACCCCCGCTTCTGGCGACGCCTTCGCAAGATTGCGCTCTGGGCGCTCGCGTCCGTGCTGGTGCTGGCCTTGATCCTCGCCGGCACGATCGTCTGGTCCGTGCGCCGGGCGTTCCCCGAACAGGGTGGAACCCTCGCACTCAAGGGCCTGCAGTCGAAGGTGACCGTCCTGCGGGACGAGTGGGGCGTGCCGCAGGTCTACGCGGCCAACGCCGACGACCTCTACCGCGCCCAGGGCTACCTGCACGCCCAGGACCGCTTCTGGGAGATGGACTTCCGCCGCCACGTCACGTCGGGCCGCGTCGCCGAGCTCTTCGGCGAGTCGCAGGCCGAGACCGACGTCTACCTGCGGACCATGGGCTGGCGCCGGGTCGCCGAGCAGGAGTGGGGCCTCATCTCCGCCGAGGCCAAGGGCTTCCTCACCTCCTACGCCGAGGGCGTCAACGCCTGGCTCGACGCCAACGGCGGCACCGAGGCGACGGGTGCCAAGAGCCTGGAGTACACGATCCTCGGCCTGCAGAACAGCGGCTACACCGTGGAGAAGTGGGATCCGATCGACTCGCTCGCCTGGCTCAAGGCGATGGCGTGGGACCTGCGGGGCAACATGGAGGCGGAGATCCGCCGCGCCGCGCTGCTCGCGCACGGGCTCAGCACCGAGCAGGTCAACGACCTCTACCCCGCCTATCCGTTCGACCGCAACGTGCCGATCGTCGGCGGTGGCGATGTCGTCAAGGGCGCTTTCGTGCCGGGTGGGACATCGGCACCGGCGGGTCCGGCGAAGGCGGCGATCACCGGCAGCGGTCCCCTGATCGACGCGCTCGCCCGGGGCATCGACGCGCTTCCGCAGCTCCTCGGCGACGGCGGTCCCGGCATCGGCTCCAACTCCTGGGTCATCGGCGGCGGGCTCACCACGACGGGCAAGCCGCTGCTCGCCAACGACCCGCACCTCTCGCCGTCGCTGCCGGGCATCTGGTACCAGATGGGCCTGCACTGCGAGTGCGGTCTCGATGTCGCCGGCTTCACCTTCTCCGGCGTACCGGGGGTCGTCATCGGACACAACGCCAAGATCGCGTGGGGCTTCACCAACCTGGACCCCGACGTGATCGACCTCTACCTGGAGCGGGTCGAGGGCGACAGCGTCGAGGTCGACGGCAAGATGGTCCCGCTCACCAAGCGCGAGGAGAGGATCAAGGTCGCGGGCGGCAAGGACCGGGTCATCACGGTCCGCACCAGCGCGCACGGTCCGCTGCTCTCCGACGCGAGCGAGGCCCTTCGCAAGATCGGCGCGTCGGACCAGGTCGCTAAGGTCCAAACCGAGAAACCCACGGCCGATGGGTACGCCATGGCGCTGCGCTGGACCGCCCTGGACCCGGGTAAGACGGTCGAGGCCCTCTTCGCGCTGAACCGAGCCGCCGACTGGACCGATTTCCGGGCCGCCGCGGCGCTCTTCGAGGTGCCCGCGCAGAACATCGTCTACGCCGATGTCGACGGCAACTTCGGTTACCAGTCCCCCGGCCGCATCCCGGTCCGGGGCAAGGGCGACGGGCACTGGCCGGCGCCGGGCTGGGACTCGGCCTACGACTGGAAGGGCTTCATCCCGTTCGCGGAGCTGCCCAGCGTGCTCAACCCGGCCAGCGGCTTCATCGCCACCGCCAACCAGGCGGTCATCGGCCCGCAGTACTCGCACCACCTCACCGACGACTGGAGCTACGGCTACCGCAGCCAGCGGATCAACGACATGATCAAGCAGGCCGGATCGGCGGGCAAGATCGGGCTCGACGAGATCCAGCGGATGCAGTTCGACAACCGCAACGGGTTCGCGCCCACCCTCGTACCCCACCTGGAGCGGACCGCACCCACCTCGGCGCGGGAGGCGGCGGCGCTGCTGAAGGAGTGGGATTTCCAGCAGCCGGAGTCCTCGGCCGCGGCGGCCTACTACAACGCGGTCTGGAAGCACCTGCTGATCCTGACCTTCGACGAGCTCGGCACCGACTACGTCCCGGACGGCGGTGACCGCTGGTTCGAGGTCGTCCGCAGTCTGCTCGACAAGCCGGAATCGCCCTGGTGGAACGACCGGACCACCTCGGCGACGGAGAAGCGCGACGACATCCTCGCCAAGGCACAGGACGCGGCGTTCACCGAGCTCGCGGAGGCACAGGGCACCGACCCGCTGGCCTGGAAGTGGGGCGAGATGCACACGCTCACCGCACGCAACCAGACCTTCGGCGAGAGCGGCATCGGGCCGATCGAGTGGCTCTTCAACCACGAGACGACCGGCGTGAGCGGCGGCGACGCGATCGTCAACGCGACCGGCTGGAGCGCGGGTGACGGTTACGAGGTGGACGCGGTGCCGTCGATGCGGATGATCGTCAACATGGCGAAACTGGACGACTCGCGGTGGATCCAGCTCACCGGCAACTCGGGGCACGCGTTCCACGCCAACTACACCGATCAATACGAGATGTGGCGGACCGGGCAGCTGCTGCCCTTCCGCTTCGATCGCGCGAGCATCGAGAAGGTGGCCCGCCAGACCCTGACACTCACCCCCTAGTCACGGTGTACAGAAAAAGCGGGGCCGTCTCCGAGGAGACGGCCCCGCTTCTGCCGCGACGGGTCAGCAGACGGGCGTCGCGGCGCAGAGCCGGACCGCCGCCTTCTTCGCCAGCTCCATCGTCCGGGCCTCATCGTTCAGCCCCAGATCGACGATGGTGACCAGGTCGTCGACCCGGATCACCGCCAGCACGCTGACGACGGCGTCGCCGAGCGGTTCGCCCGCCGGTGTCACCGGCTGCACCGTCCCCTTCATCAGCAGGGACTCGTCACCGGCGAACCCGGTCGAGAGCACCACATAGCTGCGGCGGCTCACCATCACGCGCTCCGGCGTGCTCAGCACCGGATCCCGGGTCTCATAGGTCGGGCAGGCCTCGACGACCTGCCGCACGCCGCCGAGCACCTGGGTGGCGTCGGCGGACGCGTAGCGCCGGATCTCCAGCGCACCCGTGCCGGCCACGCCGGGCCCGGCCCGCCGCACCTTCTGCGACAGCTTGAACAGGTAGCTCGCCGGCCGCACGTTGAGCGCCGTGTACGCCGTGCACCCCTCCGCCGCGAAGATCCAGTCCTGCGTGTCGGGCTGCGGCTGGGCCTCCTTGACGTCGAAGACGACGAGGTCCCGGCCCATCTCGGCGGTGGGCGGCAGCGCCTCCGTGGGGATCCACGCCACGTCGGCCGAGGTGACGACGTGCGCCGGCGTCCGCGAGGGCGACGGTTTCGGCGACGGGCTCGGTGACGGCGTCGGCGTGGAGTGGGCGAGCTGCCGCGTACCGGCCTGCTGGTGATCGTCCCGGTTGACGGCGATCACGATGCCCCCGGCGAACGCCAGCGCCAACACCGCCGCGGCCGGTGTGGCGATGGCGACGTTGCGCCGCCGCCGGTCGCCCCGAGCGCGCACGTCGACCGCGTCGGCCCAGCTCACATCCGCTTTGTCCGACTCCATGAACTGCACATATTCCTGCCTGAGCTCAGGCATCAGCAACCTCCCTCGCATCGGTCCGCAGGAGGCCGGCGAGTTTCTCCCGCCCCCTCGCGAGCCGTGCCTTGACCGTGCCGGTGGGCGCGCCGGTGGCGCGGGCGACCTCCTCGACCGAGAGGTCGAGCAGGTAGAAGAGCGTGATCGCGGTCCGCTGCGCCTCCGGCAGCTTCCGCAGTGCGGTGACGACCTCCAGCGTCGCGGAGCTGGGTGCCGGCGACGACTCCACGACTCCGTGGCGGATGTATGCCTTCGCCCGCGTCCGCAGGCTCCGCCACTTGCTGATGGCGATTCGCGTGGCCACCACCCTCACCCAGGCCTCGGGGTCGGCGTGCTCGCGCACCGTCGACCACCGCTGC
It contains:
- the glnA gene encoding type I glutamate--ammonia ligase, whose protein sequence is MFANSDELLRYLQTENVRFVDVRFCDLPGQMQFFTVPVESFDAAVFTDGLAFDGSSIRGFQQIHESDMLLLPDVTTAFIDPFRVQKTLALNFFCHDPFTRESYSRDPRNVARKAESYLAASGFADTAYFGAEAEFYIFDSIRYETAANRGYYYIDSVEGAWNTGRESDNGGPNLGYKPGYKGGYFPVAPTDHYADLRDQMTSNLINLGFTVERGHHEVGTAGQAEINYRFGTLLQAGDQMQLFKYTIKNTAWQAGKTATFMPKPLFGDNGSGMHTHQSLWLGGQPLFYDETGYGGLSDMARWYIGGLLHHAPSLLAFTNPSVNSYRRLVPGYEAPVNLVYSQRNRSACTRIPVTGTNAKAKRIEFRCPDPSSNPYLAFSAMLMAGLDGVKNKIEPPAPVDKDLYDLAPEEAANVTQVPGSLSAVLDKLETDHEYLLAGGVFTPDLIETWIDYKRSNEINPISLRPTPHEFQLYFDV
- a CDS encoding Uma2 family endonuclease — encoded protein: MTAVVETAMDLEDPQESETAVWTEERYFALGHTLNRVELFDGSLIVSPAPTVRHQQVSNLLANLIQEAVTEGIEVAQAINIRLRHGRIAIPDVVVYVGDHDDDLVIGSGDVLLVAEVVSRSNASNDQTIKVRSYAQAGIHWYLIVEPLSDGFAMTLHELSDDHYAVTTRAGIGESLTIGEPINTTVDPKRLTRR
- a CDS encoding penicillin acylase family protein; translated protein: MKNPRFWRRLRKIALWALASVLVLALILAGTIVWSVRRAFPEQGGTLALKGLQSKVTVLRDEWGVPQVYAANADDLYRAQGYLHAQDRFWEMDFRRHVTSGRVAELFGESQAETDVYLRTMGWRRVAEQEWGLISAEAKGFLTSYAEGVNAWLDANGGTEATGAKSLEYTILGLQNSGYTVEKWDPIDSLAWLKAMAWDLRGNMEAEIRRAALLAHGLSTEQVNDLYPAYPFDRNVPIVGGGDVVKGAFVPGGTSAPAGPAKAAITGSGPLIDALARGIDALPQLLGDGGPGIGSNSWVIGGGLTTTGKPLLANDPHLSPSLPGIWYQMGLHCECGLDVAGFTFSGVPGVVIGHNAKIAWGFTNLDPDVIDLYLERVEGDSVEVDGKMVPLTKREERIKVAGGKDRVITVRTSAHGPLLSDASEALRKIGASDQVAKVQTEKPTADGYAMALRWTALDPGKTVEALFALNRAADWTDFRAAAALFEVPAQNIVYADVDGNFGYQSPGRIPVRGKGDGHWPAPGWDSAYDWKGFIPFAELPSVLNPASGFIATANQAVIGPQYSHHLTDDWSYGYRSQRINDMIKQAGSAGKIGLDEIQRMQFDNRNGFAPTLVPHLERTAPTSAREAAALLKEWDFQQPESSAAAAYYNAVWKHLLILTFDELGTDYVPDGGDRWFEVVRSLLDKPESPWWNDRTTSATEKRDDILAKAQDAAFTELAEAQGTDPLAWKWGEMHTLTARNQTFGESGIGPIEWLFNHETTGVSGGDAIVNATGWSAGDGYEVDAVPSMRMIVNMAKLDDSRWIQLTGNSGHAFHANYTDQYEMWRTGQLLPFRFDRASIEKVARQTLTLTP
- a CDS encoding SigE family RNA polymerase sigma factor, translating into MEDVEGFDEFYRRSRQRLLGFVYLHTGDVTEAQDSVQEAYARAWQRWSTVREHADPEAWVRVVATRIAISKWRSLRTRAKAYIRHGVVESSPAPSSATLEVVTALRKLPEAQRTAITLFYLLDLSVEEVARATGAPTGTVKARLARGREKLAGLLRTDAREVADA